Proteins encoded together in one Leptospira meyeri window:
- a CDS encoding cytochrome-c peroxidase, which yields MNCSKVDSRIIQETSEFEVVEPPSDFFLSSLCPSGWKAEKNYCIINYQYVNSLEKNGGLGQSLPNIKLDPKVIDLGRYLFFDPILSGDKQLSCAHCHHPAYSLSDGLKQSIGKSGTGYGPERKNGVVLKRSAPSLWNVLYMKHLFWEGRASNLEDQAEGPLYSPDEMDSSPTIIELRLNENPFYQKMFRQAFGLGVKKISAQLVVEAITSFERSLVSFSSRFDKWSTGDKDALSKEELLGYNVFRSFVARCAECHPPPMFTNNVFATIGVLDSGERDYGRETITGQDLLRGSFRVPSLRNIAKTAPYMHAGNLETLEEVVNFYNEGGGRGNGAPSDLRIHWHVRKMGLSQNEITSLISFLMTLTDETSMPKFPMSVPSGLPVALDLESYHRRSKQ from the coding sequence TTGAATTGTTCAAAGGTAGATTCTAGAATCATTCAAGAGACATCTGAATTTGAAGTAGTGGAACCTCCTTCAGATTTTTTTCTATCTTCTCTTTGTCCATCTGGATGGAAAGCAGAGAAAAATTACTGCATCATCAATTATCAGTATGTAAATTCTTTAGAAAAAAATGGTGGCTTAGGCCAATCTCTTCCAAACATCAAACTAGATCCAAAAGTTATTGATTTGGGTAGGTATTTGTTTTTTGATCCTATTCTCTCTGGAGATAAACAACTGTCATGTGCACATTGTCATCACCCAGCTTATAGTTTATCGGATGGTCTGAAACAAAGTATTGGGAAAAGTGGGACGGGTTATGGACCTGAACGCAAAAATGGAGTGGTATTAAAGAGATCAGCGCCGAGTTTATGGAATGTTCTCTACATGAAACACTTATTCTGGGAAGGGAGAGCCTCAAATTTGGAAGACCAAGCGGAAGGCCCACTCTATTCTCCTGATGAAATGGACAGTTCACCTACGATCATCGAATTACGATTAAATGAAAATCCTTTCTATCAAAAAATGTTTCGGCAAGCGTTTGGCCTGGGGGTGAAAAAAATATCGGCTCAATTGGTGGTTGAAGCGATAACATCTTTTGAAAGATCACTCGTTTCTTTTAGTAGTAGGTTTGATAAATGGTCGACTGGAGATAAAGACGCACTTAGCAAAGAAGAGTTGTTAGGTTATAATGTCTTTCGATCTTTTGTTGCCAGATGTGCTGAATGCCATCCTCCACCGATGTTCACAAATAATGTTTTTGCAACCATTGGAGTTCTCGATTCGGGAGAAAGGGATTATGGCCGAGAAACCATTACAGGTCAAGATTTGCTTCGTGGTTCTTTTCGTGTTCCTAGTTTGAGAAATATAGCAAAAACAGCACCTTATATGCATGCTGGAAATTTGGAAACTCTCGAGGAAGTTGTAAATTTTTATAACGAAGGTGGCGGTAGGGGGAATGGTGCACCCAGTGATCTTCGAATTCATTGGCACGTAAGAAAAATGGGCCTCAGTCAAAATGAAATTACTTCCTTAATTTCTTTTCTAATGACATTGACTGATGAAACAAGTATGCCCAAATTTCCTATGTCTGTACCATCAGGTTTACCAGTAGCACTAGATTTAGAATCATATCATCGGAGATCCAAACAATAA
- a CDS encoding DUF5692 family protein — translation MWTFNTEAGTTTVEGIAIWLLVFLALFVFNEFARRWKWAGFFSFIVLPTFLSILWFFFMKEQTYTDWFHLAKVYSAIAGCLIFWAIRHIQKHDAKGNIRWRLANVKTALFFPAFILAVNIIEAVTRDFQVGRVYWNLFSGPIEGEVTGVLGGPWNYMNAVAGILNTVTITGWFGIVIRKETETDKSRDMLWPDMLWFWIVAYDLWNFSYTYNCIPSHSWYAGLALLLAPTVCAFTIGKGAWLQHRAQTLAIWCMFAQTFPMFLDSGAYVVRSTYQPWIYNSIAALALVSNVAVFCYMIYKWVKTKRNPYTKEIYIDLGEYKAIKALAES, via the coding sequence ATGTGGACTTTTAATACAGAGGCCGGCACGACAACAGTGGAAGGGATTGCCATTTGGCTCCTTGTTTTTCTTGCCCTTTTTGTTTTTAATGAATTTGCGAGAAGATGGAAGTGGGCTGGCTTTTTTAGCTTCATAGTCCTCCCCACTTTTCTTTCCATTCTTTGGTTTTTCTTTATGAAAGAACAAACCTATACAGATTGGTTTCATTTGGCCAAAGTGTATTCTGCGATTGCAGGTTGCCTTATCTTTTGGGCGATCCGCCATATTCAGAAACATGACGCTAAAGGAAATATACGCTGGCGATTAGCGAATGTTAAAACTGCATTATTTTTTCCTGCTTTCATTTTAGCAGTGAATATCATTGAGGCAGTCACAAGAGATTTTCAAGTTGGAAGGGTTTATTGGAATTTATTTTCAGGGCCAATTGAAGGTGAAGTGACTGGAGTTCTTGGTGGGCCTTGGAATTATATGAATGCTGTTGCGGGTATTCTGAATACGGTTACAATTACTGGTTGGTTTGGAATTGTGATTCGAAAAGAAACCGAAACTGATAAGAGTCGGGATATGTTATGGCCTGATATGCTTTGGTTCTGGATAGTCGCTTATGATTTGTGGAACTTTTCTTATACATATAATTGTATTCCATCACATTCTTGGTATGCTGGTTTAGCACTTCTTTTGGCACCAACTGTCTGCGCATTTACGATTGGAAAAGGTGCTTGGTTGCAACATAGAGCACAAACGCTTGCTATCTGGTGTATGTTTGCTCAAACCTTCCCAATGTTTTTAGATTCAGGAGCCTATGTAGTTCGCTCAACATACCAACCTTGGATTTATAATTCTATTGCTGCACTTGCATTAGTTAGTAATGTGGCTGTGTTCTGTTATATGATCTATAAGTGGGTTAAAACAAAACGGAATCCATATACTAAAGAGATTTACATCGATCTCGGTGAATATAAAGCCATAAAGGCTTTGGCTGAATCTTAG